From a single Saimiri boliviensis isolate mSaiBol1 chromosome 7, mSaiBol1.pri, whole genome shotgun sequence genomic region:
- the LOC101046727 gene encoding density-regulated protein: MAADISESSGADCKGDPRNSAKLDADYPLRVLYCGVCSLPTEYCEYMPDVAKCRQWLEKNFPNEFAKLTVENSPKQETGISEGQGTAGEEEEKKKQKRGGRGQIKQKKKAVPQKVTIAKIPRAKKKYVTRVCGLATFEIDLKEAQRFFAQKFSCGASVTGEDEIIIQGDFTDDIIDVIQEKWPEVDDDSIEDLGEVKK, encoded by the coding sequence ATGGCTGCTGACATTTCTGAATCCAGCGGGGCTGATTGCAAAGGAGACCCAAGGAACAGTGCCAAGTTAGATGCCGATTACCCACTTCGAGTCCTTTATTGTGGAGTCTGTTCATTACCAACAGAGTACTGTGAATATATGCCTGATGTTGCTAAATGTAGACAATGGTTAGAGAAgaattttccaaatgaatttgCGAAACTTACTGTAGAAAATTCACCCAAACAAGAAACTGGAATTAGCGAGGGTCAAGGAACAGcaggggaagaagaagagaagaaaaaacagaagagaggTGGAAGGggtcaaataaaacaaaaaaagaaggctgTACCACAAAAGGTTACTATAGCCAAAATTCCcagagcaaaaaagaaatatgtgacaAGAGTGTGTGGCCTTGCAACTTTTGAAATTGATCTTAAAGAAGCACAAAGATTTTTTGCTCAGAAATTCTCCTGTGGTGCCTCAGTAACAGGAGAGGATGAAATTATCATTCAGGGAGActttacagatgacataattgaTGTCATTCAGGAAAAATGGCCAGAGGTAGATGATGACAGCATCGAAGATCTTGGAGAAGTGAAGAAGTGA